GCACAAACACAACGAAGTTTACAAAATTTTAAAATCGGCAAAGAAAAAATGCCAGTAGAAGTTGTTGAGGCCTTTACGGTTTTAAAAGAAGCATGTGCTGCGGCAAACAGACGTCTAGAAAACATCGAAGAAGAAAAAGGGAAGATGATTGAACACGTCTGTCAGGAACTTAGAAAAGACGGTACGTTTGAACATTTCCCATTAGTCGTCTGGCAAACAGGGAGCGGCACTCAGTCAAACATGAACATGAACGAAGTTGTCGCATATCGAGCAAATGAATTGTTTCAAGAACAAGGCAAGGAAACAAGGATTCACCCAAATGACGATGTGAACAGGTCGCAAAGCTCAAACGATACGTTTCCAACAGCGATGCATATTGCAGCATTAAAGGACGTTCATGAACGCTTGCTACCGTCTCTTGAGCGTTTAAAAGAAACGGTTGCGATGAAACGAAAAGAATTTGATCATATCATAAAAATCGGTCGGACCCACTTGCAAGACGCAACACCACTCACACTAGGTCAAGAGTTAAGCGGTTGGGAATACATGTTAGAGCGTAGTGAAAAGATGATTAAAGAGTCTGCTGAACATCTCAAATATTTAGCGATCGGCGGAACGGCCGTTGGAACAGGCATTAATGCCCACGTGAAATTTGGCGATTACACAGCAGAAGAAATTAGCCGGATTACTGGAATATCATTTTCATCTTCTGAAAACAAGTTCCATGCACTAACTAGTCACGACGAGATCACTTATGCTCATGGAGCAATAAAAGCATTAGCTGCTGATTTAATGAAGATAGCAAATGACGTTCGCTGGCTCGGAAGCGGACCACGTTCTGGTATCGGGGAATTAACCCTTCCTGCTAATGAACCAGGTAGCTCGATCATGCCAGGGAAAGTCAATCCGACACAAAGTGAAGCGTTGACAATGGCTGTCTCACAAGTATTCGGCAATGACGCAACGATCGGTTTTGCCGCAAGCCAAGGAAACTTTGAGCTCAACGTATTTAAACCAGTTATCATCTACAACTTCCTGCAATCTGTCCGCTTATTAAGTGATGGCATGGATT
The Bacillus shivajii DNA segment above includes these coding regions:
- the fumC gene encoding class II fumarate hydratase, translating into MDYRTEKDTLGEVKVPADKWWGAQTQRSLQNFKIGKEKMPVEVVEAFTVLKEACAAANRRLENIEEEKGKMIEHVCQELRKDGTFEHFPLVVWQTGSGTQSNMNMNEVVAYRANELFQEQGKETRIHPNDDVNRSQSSNDTFPTAMHIAALKDVHERLLPSLERLKETVAMKRKEFDHIIKIGRTHLQDATPLTLGQELSGWEYMLERSEKMIKESAEHLKYLAIGGTAVGTGINAHVKFGDYTAEEISRITGISFSSSENKFHALTSHDEITYAHGAIKALAADLMKIANDVRWLGSGPRSGIGELTLPANEPGSSIMPGKVNPTQSEALTMAVSQVFGNDATIGFAASQGNFELNVFKPVIIYNFLQSVRLLSDGMDSFNDKCMKGIEANEGIIEDHVKNSLMLVTALNPHIGYEKAAEIAKIAFNEDTTLKEAAVDLGYLTEEEFEQYVKPENMVKPTE